One segment of Bradyrhizobium sp. CB2312 DNA contains the following:
- a CDS encoding BolA family protein: protein MALMVMKDTISNKLQEAFTPESLQVVDESHLHEGHAGHRPSGETHFRVYIVSQAFKGKSRVDRHRMINSALAAELSGSVHALAIHAQAPGEG, encoded by the coding sequence ATGGCACTCATGGTTATGAAAGACACTATCAGCAACAAGTTGCAGGAAGCTTTCACGCCGGAAAGCCTGCAGGTCGTCGACGAGTCACATCTGCATGAGGGCCACGCCGGTCATCGGCCGAGCGGCGAGACGCACTTTCGTGTTTATATCGTGTCGCAGGCCTTCAAAGGGAAGAGCCGGGTCGACCGCCACCGCATGATAAATTCGGCGCTGGCCGCGGAACTTTCCGGCAGCGTGCACGCGCTGGCGATCCACGCGCAGGCGCCGGGGGAAGGCTGA
- a CDS encoding DnaJ domain-containing protein: protein MPIDSSKFFDSIRVKPRGKQPQAKPRETVVACEWAGCQNKGSHRAPKGRENQREYWHFCLDHVREYNQNYNFFSGMNADAVARYQKDALTGHRPTWKMGGNGGVKKGSEAEIDGAFDPFSMFSEINGRASWRKGPEAQPKAETRKVMNAERKALQVMGLGPDATLADVKTKYKALVKQHHPDANGGDRSTEDRLIEIIKAYNYLKTVVREA, encoded by the coding sequence ATGCCGATCGATTCATCAAAGTTCTTCGACTCCATCCGCGTCAAGCCGCGCGGCAAGCAGCCGCAAGCGAAGCCGCGCGAGACCGTGGTCGCTTGCGAATGGGCCGGATGCCAGAACAAGGGCTCGCACCGTGCGCCGAAGGGGCGCGAGAACCAGCGCGAATATTGGCACTTCTGCCTCGACCACGTGCGCGAGTACAACCAGAACTACAATTTCTTCTCCGGCATGAACGCCGACGCCGTCGCGCGCTATCAGAAGGATGCGCTGACCGGCCACCGTCCGACCTGGAAGATGGGCGGCAATGGCGGCGTCAAGAAGGGATCGGAAGCCGAGATCGATGGTGCGTTCGATCCGTTCAGCATGTTCAGCGAGATCAACGGCCGTGCCAGCTGGCGCAAGGGTCCGGAGGCCCAGCCCAAGGCCGAGACGCGCAAGGTGATGAATGCCGAGCGCAAGGCGCTCCAGGTCATGGGCCTCGGCCCCGACGCCACGCTCGCCGACGTCAAGACCAAGTACAAGGCGCTGGTCAAGCAGCACCACCCCGACGCCAATGGCGGCGACCGCTCGACCGAGGATCGCCTGATCGAGATCATCAAGGCGTATAATTATCTGAAGACCGTGGTGCGCGAGGCGTAG
- a CDS encoding citrate synthase/methylcitrate synthase has protein sequence MNIHLTKSQIGLDGVPAAETVLSHVDGERGELIIAGEHVGRLAAKSSFEGVTARLWNGASKTTLTEANVRASLGAARERAFARLDELLPATRGMGIIDGFRAAIAGLRAEHGLEHEATIVGAFPVIAGALVRRAKGLDPVAPDANVSHAADTLRMLHGRSPAAREVTALDAYLVTASDHGMNASTFTARVVASTQADLFAAVTAGYCALTGPLHGGAPEPVLEMLDAIGSRERIQPWVDAALARGERMMGFGHRVYRVRDPRADVLKTAVEALASNGTDLPFAGEVEAYIRAALRKKNPERPLETNVEFFTAILLDALAIPRQAFTPIFAVARSAGWTAHAREQARTGRLIRPSSSYVGEMPEA, from the coding sequence ATGAACATCCACCTCACCAAAAGCCAGATCGGACTGGACGGCGTTCCCGCGGCCGAAACCGTGCTGAGCCACGTCGACGGCGAGCGCGGCGAACTGATCATCGCCGGCGAGCATGTCGGCCGCCTCGCCGCCAAATCGAGTTTCGAAGGCGTCACCGCCCGGCTCTGGAACGGCGCCAGCAAGACGACACTCACCGAAGCCAACGTGCGGGCGAGCCTGGGCGCGGCGCGCGAGCGGGCGTTCGCGCGGCTGGACGAGCTTTTGCCGGCGACGCGCGGCATGGGCATCATCGACGGGTTTCGCGCGGCGATCGCGGGGCTACGCGCCGAGCACGGGTTGGAGCATGAGGCGACCATCGTTGGCGCCTTTCCGGTGATCGCGGGCGCGCTGGTGCGGCGTGCGAAGGGGCTAGACCCGGTCGCGCCCGACGCGAACGTGAGCCACGCCGCCGATACGCTGCGCATGCTGCACGGGCGCTCGCCCGCGGCGCGCGAGGTGACCGCGCTGGACGCCTATCTCGTCACCGCGAGCGACCACGGCATGAACGCCTCGACTTTCACCGCGCGTGTCGTCGCTTCGACGCAGGCCGATCTGTTTGCCGCAGTGACCGCCGGCTATTGCGCGCTCACCGGCCCGCTGCATGGCGGCGCACCGGAGCCGGTGCTGGAAATGCTGGACGCGATCGGCTCGCGCGAGCGCATCCAGCCGTGGGTCGACGCGGCGCTGGCGCGCGGCGAGCGGATGATGGGCTTTGGTCACCGCGTCTATCGCGTGCGCGATCCGCGCGCCGACGTGCTCAAGACCGCGGTCGAGGCGCTCGCCTCCAACGGCACCGATTTGCCGTTTGCCGGCGAGGTCGAGGCCTATATCCGCGCAGCCCTGCGGAAGAAGAATCCGGAGCGACCGCTGGAGACGAATGTGGAGTTCTTCACTGCCATCCTGCTCGATGCGCTGGCGATCCCGCGGCAGGCCTTCACGCCGATCTTCGCGGTGGCGCGTAGCGCAGGCTGGACCGCGCATGCGCGCGAGCAGGCGCGGACCGGGCGGTTGATCCGGCCGAGCTCGTCCTATGTGGGGGAGATGCCGGAGGCGTAG